The following coding sequences lie in one Lolium perenne isolate Kyuss_39 chromosome 2, Kyuss_2.0, whole genome shotgun sequence genomic window:
- the LOC139835803 gene encoding uncharacterized protein gives MLKYIRASSDLPWLLIGDFNEVLHPEEHWGVTERSMSQMLGFRDMVDVNGLCDLGFEGRPWTFEKRVAGGSFCRVRLDRALATPDWCARFPNASVQHLTAACSDHSPIILRFSGSRMIGRWGKENKPFRYELMWEKHPGFVDMVEQVWKMGSACSVRELIKKMENLTKALGEWDANTFGSVKKELKRLKDEMSRMRDEPTRLEPSYEEKKR, from the coding sequence ATGTTGAAGTATATTAGAGCCTCGTCTGATCTGCCGTGGCTCTTAATTGGTGATTTTAATGAAGTTCTCCACCCAGAGGAGCACTGGGGAGTTACTGAGAGAAGCATGTCACAGATGCTAGGCTTCAGAGACATGGTTGATGTGAATGGTCTTTGTGATCTAGGTTTTGAAGGACGGCCATGGACATTTGAAAAAAGGGTTGCAGGTGGGAGTTTTTGTAGGGTGCGGCTGGACCGAGCTTTGGCCACTCCAGATTGGTGTGCAAGGTTCCCCAATGCATCTGTTCAACACCTGACTGCTGCATGTTCTGACCACTCTCCAATCATTCTTCGCTTTTCTGGGAGTAGGATGATCGGGAGGTGGGGTAAGGAAAATAAACCTTTTCGGTATGAGCTAATGTGGGAAAAGCACCCAGGatttgttgatatggtggagcagGTTTGGAAGATGGGATCAGCATGCTCGGTTCGGGAACTGATCAAAAAAATGGAGAACCTAACAAAGGCCTTGGGTGAATGGGATGCAAATACTTTTGGCAGTGTCAAGAAGGAGTTAAAACGACTGAAAGATGAGATGTCACGTATGAGAGATGAGCCTACCAGACTGGAACCATCATATGAAGAGAAGAAACGGTAG